From Xenopus tropicalis strain Nigerian chromosome 3, UCB_Xtro_10.0, whole genome shotgun sequence, the proteins below share one genomic window:
- the LOC100496156 gene encoding C2 calcium-dependent domain-containing protein 4C has product MWLFEKLKTADTQGLELQLTTREVIALRRQGPLSCPNVLTPDRIPEFCIPPRFPSQRALKMRSFHRSVPDLSGTAFDIGVLTPPETHIIQVDSAEDSLEEESTNADPQSQAALSLPHLPKMQTSYGFCTLLESPNTRRKESLFHNDPASFPILLPRSRSNTTSSPSSFSLRLHPLSRSGTLDSDTSSSTDSSPFNSPLLQRSLPRGSSLLKAISQDKLFSRAFKGKAKLELSRNNSLSTDEGSSTDSSPSMARRVSDGMMDSIFPMDLLCSRDRFVGDNAVFLDSGGSLRMSAEYCPTAQRLRVRLISAEGLYQSTADPKTINCFVTLSITPGKQQKQRSTVIRRSRNPIFNEDFFFENLSETQLRCHSLKLKAINKMFGMKRDWVLGQSELPLLSILCF; this is encoded by the coding sequence ATGTGGCTCTTTGAAAAACTCAAGACAGCAGATACACAAGGTCTGGAGTTGCAACTGACCACAAGAGAGGTCATTGCATTAAGGAGGCAAGGTCCGCTAAGTTGTCCCAATGTCCTCACGCCGGACCGAATTCCTGAATTTTGCATCCCTCCTCGATTTCCATCCCAAAGAGCCCTTAAAATGAGATCATTCCATAGGTCTGTTCCTGATCTTTCTGGGACAGCTTTTGACATAGGAGTACTAACCCCCCCAGAGACACACATTATTCAAGTGGACAGTGCAGAAGATTCACTAGAGGAGGAAAGCACTAATGCTGACCCACAATCCCAAGCTGCGCTGTCACTCCCACATCTTCCAAAAATGCAGACTTCATATGGATTCTGCACCTTGCTCGAAAGCCCCAATACCAGAAGGAAAGAATCTCTGTTTCACAATGACCCTGCCAGTTTTCCCATTCTTCTTCCTAGATCCCGTTCCAACACCACCTCCTCTCCTAGCAGCTTCTCCCTCAGGCTGCATCCCCTCAGCCGATCTGGTACCTTGGACAGCGACACATCATCTTCTACAGACTCTTCCCCTTTTAACTCACCTCTGTTGCAGAGGTCTCTCCCAAGGGGCAGCTCTTTGCTAAAAGCAATAAGTCAGGACAAGCTTTTCTCCCGGGCTTTCAAGGGGAAGGCAAAGTTGGAGTTGTCCAGAAATAACTCACTGTCTACAGATGAAGGAAGCTCCACTGACAGTAGTCCCAGCATGGCACGAAGAGTTTCTGATGGGATGATGGATTCCATATTTCCCATGGATCTTTTGTGTTCAAGAGACAGATTTGTGGGAGACAATGCTGTTTTCCTTGACAGTGGAGGCTCCCTCCGTATGTCTGCAGAATACTGCCCCACAGCTCAGAGACTGCGAGTCCGCCTCATTAGTGCTGAAGGACTTTATCAATCAACTGCTGACCCTAAAACCATCAACTGCTTTGTGACTCTGTCTATCACTCCTGGAAAGCAGCAGAAACAGCGGAGCACTGTTATTAGGAGAAGCCGGAATCCTATTTTCAATGAGGACTTTTTTTTTGAGAACCTTTCAGAAACACAGCTCCGCTGCCACAGTTTAAAACTTAAGGCAATTAACAAGATGTTTGGTATGAAGAGGGACTGGGTTTTGGGACAAAGTGAGCTTCCTTTGCTCAGTATCCTATGCTTCTGA